The proteins below are encoded in one region of Mycobacterium pseudokansasii:
- the rsmG gene encoding 16S rRNA (guanine(527)-N(7))-methyltransferase RsmG, with protein MFHVKHGRSPEPLQPLRSAEPMHPDRSAIPMAIFGDRLGLARRYADWLAGPGVERGLMGPREAERVWERHLLNCAVIGELIDPGERIVDIGSGAGLPGVPLALARPDLRITLLEPLLRRSQFLHEAVADLGLAVDVVRGRAEDPAIRNRFGGVDVAVSRAVAPLDKLTKWSMALLKRGGRMLAIKGERAADEVEKHRRVMAAMGARDVRVVECGANYLRPTVTVVVALREVRGRPDREQSADGATI; from the coding sequence TTGTTTCACGTGAAACATGGACGTTCTCCCGAGCCGCTGCAGCCGTTGCGATCCGCAGAACCCATGCACCCGGACCGGTCCGCCATCCCGATGGCGATCTTTGGAGACCGGCTTGGACTCGCCCGAAGATACGCCGACTGGTTAGCGGGGCCCGGCGTCGAGCGCGGATTAATGGGCCCCCGTGAGGCCGAACGAGTATGGGAGCGACACCTATTGAACTGTGCCGTGATCGGCGAGCTCATCGATCCGGGCGAACGGATAGTTGACATCGGTAGCGGCGCCGGACTGCCCGGTGTGCCCCTGGCACTGGCGCGGCCCGACCTTCGGATCACTCTCCTGGAGCCGCTGCTGCGCCGCAGTCAATTTCTGCACGAGGCGGTCGCAGACCTAGGACTGGCAGTGGATGTGGTGCGGGGCCGGGCTGAGGATCCAGCGATACGGAACCGGTTTGGAGGCGTCGATGTCGCGGTGTCAAGAGCGGTGGCCCCATTGGACAAACTGACGAAGTGGAGTATGGCGTTGCTGAAGCGTGGAGGCCGAATGCTTGCGATCAAGGGAGAGCGAGCCGCCGATGAAGTGGAGAAGCATCGGCGTGTAATGGCCGCAATGGGTGCGCGTGATGTCAGGGTAGTGGAATGTGGCGCGAACTATTTACGGCCAACCGTAACCGTGGTGGTGGCACTGCGCGAAGTCCGGGGCCGACCGGATCGGGAGCAATCAGCGGACGGGGCAACGATATGA